TTGCGGTAGAGGAGAATGCCGACAACGGGGCGGTTGGTAGTTGGGGATGGGCGATCGCGATACCAATCTAGATATTGTTTGGGAGACTCGAAATAACCTGGGTAGTTGGGATGCAACAGCCCCATGTTGGGAGTTTCGATTGGGGCAGGAATTTCACCGATTGCTAAACCGAGATACTTTTCGGCGATCGTCCAAAACATCGACGCTACGTTTTCTGAGCCACCTGCATTCCAGTAGCCGTAAATAATTAGCCAATTGCGTAAATCTTGAACTTTTTGAATTGGGACAAATTTGAGGAGTTTGGGGCCGACTTTCAAAAAGCTGAGATAGCCTGCGAGTTTGTCTTCTTCCTTGCCGCTGCCAAATTTGTCGAGGATAAACTTGACAGGCTTGGGCATCCCTTTAGGTTTGTCACCGATCGCGAATTCGCCCAACTTGGTCAGGCTCATCAATTCCAGCGCTGACTCAAACACCAAACGGATCGGAATTTGCTGCACGCGATCGCGCAACCACAACACTTGATCGTAGTCGAACAACAAGCTACCAAAGAAGACATCTGCCCCTTCAAGCGCCGCTGCGATCGCTTCTGATTGAGTGGTAAGGTCGCGATCGCTAAATACGCAGATCTCTAACTCTGGACAACGAGCTTGCGCCAGTTGAGCAGCTTTGCGGTACAGATCCGCATTAAAAGACTCAAACCCAGCCATCAATACAATGCGTTGCATGCCCAAAGTTAACCCGTGAACTCCTCTCCTTAGATCATAAAAGCCCTGCTCAGTTTGGGGTTGATTAAGTAGAGCCGTTCTAGGGGAATTCGCGATCGCTTGTGATTAATTTTTGATCGTCTGGAGTTTTATCAAAGGAGTGCAGTAGAGTTGAACGCATATTTATAGATGACAATCTTTGGATTGCCTAGCGTCCGGTGAGATTTATGACATTTAATATTGATGCTTTAGGATTACCTGTACTTCAGAACGGGTCTGAAGGGCCAGCAGTAGCGGCTTGGCAAAGCTTTCTGAAAGGTGCTCAGTTCGCCCTCGGAGCAATGGACGAAAACTTCGGTAGGTTAACTGATACAGCCACACGCAGCTATCAACAAAAAAATAACTTACCTGTGACAGGCGTTGTAGACGACACCACCTATGCTCTAGCGCTACAGCAAGGCTTTTTGTTTAAGGTGCCAAATTTCTCGGCGGCTCTGTTGTTGAACTACCTTAACTTTGGCGTTGCAGAAGTTAAAGACCTACAGAACAGTCTCAATGCGATCGCTCAACTCGATCCCCCCCTCAGCGTGGATGGCGATTTTGGCCCCCTCAGCAGCCGAGGTTTGGCCCAAGTTTACAAGCAGAGAGATGTGCGGTTTCGCGATGACTTGCAACAGCAATTGACTGCCACGACCCAACAAAAACTCGGAACCGATTTCAGGGCGGCGATCGCGTTCATTGATGACTATGCCAAAAAGTTACGATTTCGCTTAAG
This region of Trichocoleus desertorum NBK24 genomic DNA includes:
- a CDS encoding peptidoglycan-binding protein is translated as MTFNIDALGLPVLQNGSEGPAVAAWQSFLKGAQFALGAMDENFGRLTDTATRSYQQKNNLPVTGVVDDTTYALALQQGFLFKVPNFSAALLLNYLNFGVAEVKDLQNSLNAIAQLDPPLSVDGDFGPLSSRGLAQVYKQRDVRFRDDLQQQLTATTQQKLGTDFRAAIAFIDDYAKKLRFRLSGPHWVKFFLATNSIEDLASPFRQRVQAFEKALRVAGAKLDITNTLRPPERAYLMHFAAKISRSQIRPQDVTAMLGVDIDWVHYTHADSVQAAQQMIDAYGIGTNPVALRSLHTQGLAIDWFINWEGTLQIRDSSGQLVSIGPPRNGENPALMKVGASYGVYKLLGDPPHWSVNGG